ttttgcttgcttttttgctgtaatttattcttttaattaataGGTAATTTTGCCATGCTCCTTCTGGCAGGGGGAGTACCAATGGAAACTAGCCTTTTGGCTATAATTgggtgcatttacattttctttgtaaaatgtaaattagTGTACACTGTCCCTCTATAACAAATAAagttaataattaaaaataataaaaaaaataaggtcCTTAAGGACAGCATATGTTGAAGCAGGAAAAGAGATATCACCTGGAATGTTCTTTGCGTCAGTCAGAGAGCCATACCTGACACATGAATAGTTAAACTAGTGTTAGATGATCACTGATATGTtgagcaaaacaaaaatgatctgAATAATGACTGAGCTTATAAGGTAATGAGTGGAGTCAACTGTCGGCGTTCACTTTATATCAGAGAAAAATGTTTTCCCAAACTTCCGTGACTGTTGGTAGTTAAGTGAGTAAAGAATGACCTGATTTCTGACAGTCATAAAGTTAAATAAGAATCAATTCTTTATCAATTTAAGTAGGAATACTTTTTATTTCCATGATATTTCCTTCAAAAAATTTGCTGTCACATGATCAAATCCAATGTTTCCCTTCCTGATTCATTACCCTCGATGATGATCACTATTTTTGGTCTGCTGTGCTCAAAATGGTACCATCACCACATTTTCCCATGTTCATTCCCCGTTGTCTACGCAGAGTTACGGCTTATATGCTGTATGTTCAACATCCACCCACTTTCTCGCTCCATGGTCACGTTCATTTGCCACGTCGCTGCATGACATTATTGTTCACCTGCAACATACTACTAAATGATAAGGGGCACACATTACACACATAGATTTGGTCAAACATAAAGACGAGGGGCGGTGACTGTCTGGTGACTCTCGTGCAGGACATCCTGTGCTTGAGATTCATCCAACATTTTTTCATCTGTGCTAATTGTTAGGATTATCAATCTGAAATAAACGGTTGGGGGTTATTAATTGACATGGTCAGATGTAAATGCATAGTTAGttttagaaaaatatatatatattaccatCTCACAATTCTCAAGCCTAAATGTTGACTCTACTACCTTTTCAACGTGTTGACAAATGTACCCGTTGCAAGCTGTTTCAAATGACCTGACCTTTCCTAATGATGACTGTGAAGAAGCCACAGACCCAACAAACTGATGTTCACATGGTGTCTTGATTTATTTATAAAGATGATCCTCAATGAATAAAAAGCTAAAGCCTGTCGTTATCTCCTCTGCTTTTACAGATACTGAGCATCAATCCAAAAATTAAGCTTTATATCGTTAGTTGCCTTTACTTTACTTTCCCTGTAAGCGGGGATTTATTACAGGTAAGGAGTGGTGTACCTCCCAACAGGTATGATGAGTCCACGCCTTGTTGGTGAGTGGTGGAGAGTGTCACATCCCACAGACGAAGATGTGTATATATAGATGCTGACACGCAGGTTGAAGTCACAGATCAACGCCAAGAAGTGATCAAAGCGTCACCAGGAGAAAGTCATCAGCATGGGGAACAGCTGTGAGCGCGCTGCCAACTTTTTCGGCAACTTTTTCGGCCCACAGAAGAACACCAATGTGCGTGTCAGTCTGCCGGCCGTCTGCTTCGTCTGGCAGATTGCTATGATTATTCTGTTTGGGGTTTTCATCCGGTATGATAAGGAGTCAGATGCACACTGGCCGGAGACCAAAAGGGAGGAGAACATCACCAGTGACATTGAGAATGACTTCTACTTCAGATATCCCAGTAAGTGCAACGAGGAAGTCACCTTCCAATTCAGGTTACACTTTTGCAagtgctttgttttttgtttgtgttttataaCTTTGATTCCTGGTGAGACCTCTGATTTTTGTTCCTTTTGATTCAGAGAGTTGAAGATCCATTTAAAGTAATTGAATCTGCAACAATTCAGAACAACATTTTTACTCATCCTGTTGTTTAATTATCAGTTCATTAAAGACCATCACTTTTCTCTGTCTGTAATAATAAGGTATCAACACTTCTTTAtccaaaaatattatttttctggGCTTACATGCAACTATCTGGCAGCTTGGCGGCAAACAAACACCCCGAATGTTCTGcaatgataaaaagaaaagccTGACTTTGAGCTCTTAATTGATAAAACCCTAAAGTACAAGCACAGTGTAGGCATACCAGTACAATGCAAACCTTTATTCCAGTTAGTTAATACAAAAATGCAACAGATAGATTTTTGATGATTTTTTGTGAGAATCTAATTTGTTTTTGGATATTTTTTCACTTGGGTAAaaaaaatgatctcacaacCTGTTTACccattaaaaaatattttttttcaattcttaCAGGTTTCCAGGACGTCCATGTCATGATCTTTGTTGGTTTTGGTTTCCTCATGACATTCCTGAAGCGCTACAGTTTTAGTGGTGTGGGCTTCAACTTCCTGATCGCTTCCTTTGGTCTGCAGTGGGCTCTTCTGATGCAAGGCTGGTTCCACTCCCTTGACCCCGCAACAGGAAAAATCTACATCGGAATTGAGAGGTAAGTGTCTTCGCCCTGAGGTCTGTTGCATAACTCAAAAATGAAACCACGCTCTTTAACTTATCAGGGAGAAAGATCTTTATAAAGAAATATTTCCTGTTGTTTATCAACTCTTCTTGCTTCAAACAGTCTGATCAACGCAGACTTCTGCTGTGCCGGCTCTCTGATTGCATATGGTGCAATCCTGGGTAAAGTGAGCCCTGTCCAGCTGCTGGTTGTCACCTTATTTGGTGTCACACTGTTTGCTGTGGAGGAATTCATCATCCTCGACCTCCTTCATGTGAGTCCCATCAGCCACCGTCAACCCACAACACACCAAATCATTTTCCCTGTGGTAGGAGTTTTGCTTTGTAGTTTGTACTGCAGTCAGCTGTAATGTGTTGCTGAACTCACAGTGCAGAGACGCTGGTGGCTCCATGGTCATTCACTGCTTCGGAGGGTACTATGGTTTGGCTATCTCCTGGGTGCTCTACCGACCAAACCTCCACCAAAGTAAACGCCTCCATGGGTCCAACTACCAATCTGATTTGTTTGCAATGATTGGTAAGTGGCGGGCTATCTACAATTTACGCTTGAACTGTTTTTAGCCTCACACACATCAGTGTTTCGTTTGGACACTGAAGAGTTTGGATTCATCCTAACAGTGGTTTGGTTGGCTTTGTCTCATCTCGCAGGCACACTGTTCCTGTGGATGTTCTGGCCCAGTTTCAACTCCGCCATCACAGACCATGGCGACGGACAGCACAGAGCAGCCATTAACACCTATATTGCCCTTGCCTCCTCCGTTCTTACTGCAGTGGCCATCTCCAGCATGTCTCAGAAGAGAGGAAAACTGGACATGGTAAAGCTACAAAATAAAGCACGCACATGCTCACATCAATCCTGAATGATTCTACAGCCAGACAGGTAACACCCTTGTATTTCACAAGGCTAAGGTGCTGTTTTATCCCGCAGGTTCATATCCAGAATGCCTCTCTGGCAGGTGGCGTTGCCATGGGAACAGCTGCAGAGTTCATGATCACACCTTACGGCGCCCTAATTGTTGGTTTCTGCATGGGCATCGTCTCCACCTGTGGCTACCTGTTTGTCACGGTGAGCACACAGTAATTTTTTatctctgtctctgtggtttCTGTCACACAAAAACTCGCTCGTATGTGTAGTTACTGGAAGGTTATATAACGAGTTATTTTAGGTGCATTCTCTTTCAGTACTGTTTGTAAGACAGAAACTGTGCAGACCCACGCCTCAAAGAGTTGGAAGACAGAGAATTTTGTGGTGCAGATTTCCATTAATATTTTACAAATGACCTCAAGCTAAATCAAGCAAAATAAGTAAATGCACGCGTAGGGCCACATTCTTATCACAGAGACTATGAGTATTCTGTTAAATTGTGTGACAACAGATCTCTAATCAGCATATCACTGTTTACCATTCTCAGCCCTTTTTAGAGAGGGTTTTCAAGATTCAGGATACATGTGGTGTCCACAACCTGCATGCAGTGCCAGGCTCGCTCGGTGGTATCATAGGTGCAATCGTCACTGCTGCAGCCTCTGAAGAAGTGTACAGCAAAGaggggtgagagacagacataAGCACGCATCTAACCTGAAATTCAGGAAACCTTACCAGACGTTTCCATGACTCATTAGTGGATGAAAAAACATGCTCTGGCATAAAAGCACACACCCACGTAACAGGCTTTTATCACATTATTCCAATTAACAGCTGTGCTCACATTTACTCACAAACACATTAGCAGGTTTAAATGCTGCAACCCTGCAAGATCCTGCAGGGAACATCTGGTTTCTAgactgttgttttgtatctgcCCAGGCTGGTCAACACATTCGACTTGGAGGGCAAATTAGCAGGCAGATCTTTGCAAAAACAGGCAGTTGAGCAGGCCGCTGGCGTAGTTGTAGCGACTGCATTTGGACTTGTTGGAGGAGTCATTGTAGGTGAGTTGTTGTCATTGTTGTCCGGTATAACACAATGTCTTCAGaaacaatgaaagaaaaaaaatctcccaGCCATATGCAGCTTTCAGAAATGTTCACACTGAAGATGCTGAGTTACttgatgctgttcttttaatttTAAACTAACAAACTGTTCCATCAAGGCCAAAAATAACTGATGTAGGAAGTCTCACTTGcggtttaattcatttttaaaagGTTTTATCCTGAAGTTCCCTATCTGGGGCGATCCTGCTGATGATAACTGTTTCGACGATGAGGCTTACTGGGAGGTAAGAGAGCATTTTCTGCCACTAGATGGTGTTCTTTTCCTTTGATTTGCCACTGAAAACATTCAACGTTGTGTTTTAAAGCTTCCCGAGGACGAGGAGACCATTCCTCCTGTTTTGGAATACAACAACCACATGATGCACTAGCAGAAAGACATGTAAGTTAATTCCCAATTGCAAatcattttcttcttcctcgcaTGAATCTTCCATTAACTGTGACTGTCTTCTTTATGTATAACAGATCCGAGTCAAACTTCTCCGTGGATCAAAGTTAGAGCCTTGCTGTGGGAAACCGAACCCATCATATCAAGTTGAACTTGATATATTGACATGTTATTTTTCCAGATGAAAATCTTTACTTTAATCTCATTTAACTGGaattaaaaatcaataaagttaTATTATTGTCTTGACATCCAACCCTTTCTCTCATTTTTTGAAACAGATCATCATAGGAACATACAATAAAAAGATATAGTAATGTTAAAGTTTAATAATTGTGATACTTTTGAGTGACCGTGTGTCCTCAATAACTGGAATGTGAGATTTTGCGTCTGTGCATTGCAAGTAGCCTAAATAAATTAACAAAGGGGCTTCATATATCCATAAATGTTGTAAATATGGCCTCATGTCTGACATGTTCAAAGTAGCCAAAAGTAGTAGTAATATTTGATATGTGTGGTGATATAGCAAGGATCATTGTATATTAAGATATAAGAATATATTCATCTAAAAAGAGGATTGTCTCACACTCTGGAGTGACATAATCACTCCACTCTGCTGATGCACCCCTGCAAAATTAAATAATGCAATTACAAAACAGAGTGTGGATAAATACACCATTTGGGTGCATTTAAATCTATCTTACTGTACTGAGAGAAGAACAATGGACAGCCACTGCATCTTCGAACAGACCACACAGTTCAGAAAACATGTccacttttttctttaaattaaatTCCCCTTTTACACCACAAGGTAGAGCTATGAGATAATGAATATGGATGAATGCAGGATCATTACATATTTCTATATCCAACATAAAAACTTCTGAGTttgaataatttatttataaactGAGGACATTTTCTGTTTAACAGCAGAAAGCATTAAAGTAAAATTGCACACAGTTAAGCCCAAAAGGACagacgttttgtttttttttcgaaatggagaaaaactaaaagagaaaacttttttgttaattttaaATTTACTTCTATTTGTCTTTACTCTGTATGATCAGTGAAAGTTCACTGATATCATTCTGACAGTCACAGATTTGAATACATTTTCCGTCACTGATTTTCAAATCCGTTTCTCACCTTCAACTTAAATTCTTCCTTTTGACTTAAACTGTGAATCTGGAGAGGCTGAGGTAGTTAAGCCAGCTCCCTAAGGTCATTGTAGGCACACTCGTTCGCCTGCGGCTTTTGGCCTCCTTGCTCCCTTCATTCTGATGGTAATGAGGCCTGGACAGGCCAGTCAATAGGATCATCTCCTGACCAATCATTGTGACATTAATGAACTCTAAATACACATACGACATATATTTCCTGTTGGCTTTGTCAGGTCAGCTGTGCGTGGAAGCTTTATTAACTTAGGAGGTCTCTAAAAAGGTGTGATGAGGTTAAATAAGTTAACTTTGGGGTTAAAGCACCACTGGAACGAcctcagagtgtgtgttactAGTTCAATGAAACAACATTACTGACATGGTGTCATGTTGTATTGTAATGGTATCATAAAATGACTGAGTTTACACTCAGTTAGACTAAGTATTGGGGAATTAGAGCAACATTCAGATGATACTGTGGCAACCTTTCCATAAATATACACTGCATACAATACAGAAGCATATATATTGGTGGCATGTTTAGGCTTTTTGGTAGTTTACACTTTTGACTGTCAAGAATACAACAGAATTTGATTCTGAAATTCAGCTCTGTTGTGATAGTTGTCTCAATGAATCTATTGACAGTATTAAGCATATCATAGGGTGTCAATTTGGGTCATTCTTAGACATAAACTGTGTTTCTAATCTCCTTCTGGTGATTTGACGGCAAAAAACCCCAACAACTTGAATTAGAATATAAATCTCAACTCTCAAAATTCTTGTCCTTTTTTCCAAAAATGTAAGACGATAGCATTTAAATAAGACTACTAGGGGGGTAAGACTACTAGAACCTTgaacctatcccagcagtcattgggcgagaggcagggtacaccctggacaggccgccagttactttaaatcaaagcaaaaaaaaaccccacatgcTGTAAAACAAACAGGATCTGAAATGCTGACCGGAAGCTAAAATAAGTTATTCAGATTTGGACTCCAGTAGAGTTGAAATGTTTGTGTGCTCGCACAATTGAATTTCAATGTTAACCCTTTAATGTCCTCCCTGAGCATTCTTTCTCCTCCTTGGAGCAATTATTGATAAGAGTAAATGTTTTGAAGCAGACATCACTTCATGGCTAAACTAACAAGATAACTTACACAAATTTACTTTAGATTCATTTCAGTATTACAAATCAGACCAAGCGGTAGAATCAGCTCACTTAGGTGTTCTTCCACAAATGTTAAATATGATTCGTGAAAAATGTGCTCTACCAAATAGTAGAGCAAGATACGAATGTGCTCTGATTCTTTTTG
This Odontesthes bonariensis isolate fOdoBon6 chromosome 1, fOdoBon6.hap1, whole genome shotgun sequence DNA region includes the following protein-coding sequences:
- the LOC142377565 gene encoding ammonium transporter Rh type C 2-like; the protein is MGNSCERAANFFGNFFGPQKNTNVRVSLPAVCFVWQIAMIILFGVFIRYDKESDAHWPETKREENITSDIENDFYFRYPSFQDVHVMIFVGFGFLMTFLKRYSFSGVGFNFLIASFGLQWALLMQGWFHSLDPATGKIYIGIESLINADFCCAGSLIAYGAILGKVSPVQLLVVTLFGVTLFAVEEFIILDLLHCRDAGGSMVIHCFGGYYGLAISWVLYRPNLHQSKRLHGSNYQSDLFAMIGTLFLWMFWPSFNSAITDHGDGQHRAAINTYIALASSVLTAVAISSMSQKRGKLDMVHIQNASLAGGVAMGTAAEFMITPYGALIVGFCMGIVSTCGYLFVTPFLERVFKIQDTCGVHNLHAVPGSLGGIIGAIVTAAASEEVYSKEGLVNTFDLEGKLAGRSLQKQAVEQAAGVVVATAFGLVGGVIVGFILKFPIWGDPADDNCFDDEAYWELPEDEETIPPVLEYNNHMMH